From the genome of Acidimicrobiales bacterium, one region includes:
- a CDS encoding DUF6020 family protein yields the protein MTPLSTGVAVSDTDHGMAARLRPERTAVGATVLAWLPMLAWYAALRPGLMSADSLAVWQQATGGGWVDIHAPAYTASVWLSAQIVGGPDLVTLGQSLFLAAAIVAVSRAVARLGAPLRPVLVVSAVVAASPMVGAFAVSLWKDVPYTAAVLFAAARVFDVTRLRMAGDAVGGATVASLTAWLLVAAAFRQNGVLFALAVLAVLGIVLKGDRRRVAAAAAAVLAFTFVLKSVVYPAMGVARTPTQATIGLFLHDIAAVARTHPAVFEREDRAVLARNAPFEVWRARSASYGCGSANWQHSPDFDWAKVEGRAGDYLALWTETLREQPRRVLANRLCVGAIAWQPWVDGSVFTVSRGIDRNDLGLRTRPLIPGIERAAVATIDRMDDPAVQRLLWRGTTWIYLSLAVLAVTVARLRRASLLLAALPAVALQFSVFLVSPAQDARYMFAGVLLGAMLLPAVALGARSDGSRSAPHRSPGERQARDDGVLAGAPGVGEGIGPG from the coding sequence GTGACCCCGCTGTCGACGGGGGTGGCGGTCAGCGACACCGACCACGGCATGGCCGCACGGCTCCGGCCCGAGCGGACCGCGGTCGGCGCGACCGTCCTGGCCTGGCTGCCGATGCTCGCGTGGTACGCCGCGCTCCGGCCCGGGCTCATGTCGGCAGACTCGCTGGCGGTCTGGCAGCAGGCGACGGGGGGCGGCTGGGTCGACATCCACGCGCCCGCCTACACCGCCTCGGTGTGGCTGTCGGCGCAGATCGTCGGCGGCCCCGACCTCGTGACGCTCGGCCAGTCCCTGTTCCTGGCGGCGGCGATCGTCGCCGTGTCCCGGGCGGTCGCCCGCCTCGGGGCTCCGCTCCGCCCGGTCCTGGTCGTGAGCGCCGTCGTCGCCGCCAGCCCCATGGTGGGAGCCTTCGCCGTAAGCCTGTGGAAGGACGTCCCGTACACCGCCGCGGTGCTGTTCGCGGCGGCGAGGGTGTTCGACGTGACGAGGCTCCGCATGGCCGGGGATGCCGTGGGCGGGGCGACCGTGGCGTCCCTGACGGCGTGGCTCCTGGTTGCCGCAGCCTTTCGCCAGAACGGCGTCCTGTTCGCCCTGGCCGTGCTTGCCGTACTCGGCATCGTGCTGAAGGGCGACCGACGGCGGGTGGCCGCCGCCGCCGCTGCCGTCCTGGCGTTCACCTTCGTACTGAAATCAGTGGTCTACCCGGCCATGGGCGTCGCCCGGACGCCCACCCAGGCCACCATCGGGCTCTTCCTGCACGACATCGCCGCCGTGGCGAGGACGCATCCGGCAGTGTTCGAGCGCGAGGACCGCGCCGTGCTCGCCCGCAACGCTCCCTTCGAGGTGTGGCGGGCCCGATCCGCGTCGTACGGCTGCGGCTCGGCGAACTGGCAGCACTCGCCCGACTTTGACTGGGCGAAGGTCGAGGGCCGCGCCGGCGACTACCTCGCGCTGTGGACGGAGACGCTGCGCGAGCAGCCCCGGCGGGTCCTCGCCAACCGGTTATGTGTCGGCGCGATCGCGTGGCAGCCGTGGGTGGACGGTTCGGTGTTCACGGTCAGCCGGGGGATCGACCGGAACGACCTGGGCCTGCGGACGCGTCCGCTGATCCCGGGGATCGAGCGGGCGGCGGTCGCCACCATCGACCGCATGGACGACCCGGCGGTGCAGCGACTGTTGTGGCGGGGCACGACATGGATCTACCTCAGTCTCGCCGTCCTCGCCGTGACCGTCGCTCGGCTGCGGCGGGCGTCGCTCCTACTCGCCGCCCTTCCCGCTGTCGCGCTGCAGTTCTCCGTGTTCCTCGTCAGCCCGGCGCAGGACGCCCGCTACATGTTCGCGGGAGTCCTGCTCGGCGCCATGCTGCTCCCGGCCGTTGCCCTCGGGGCGAGAAGCGACGGCTCGCGATCCGCTCCTCACCGCTCACCCGGCGAGCGTCAGGCCCGGGATGACGGAGTGCTCGCCGGTGCGCCCGGCGTGGGCGAGGGCATCGGACCGGGGTGA
- a CDS encoding GtrA family protein: MQLETVRGAVWLRSPGGRKTARYLVASLASVVVGQAVLAVAFGGLGWSAAAANLLAFAVAAVASYYLNRMWVWGRSGRSDMLREVVPFWGVAAVGLLVSSVMVSLVESRTAGAAISHGTRTVLVMAGAFASVGVVWFVKFLILNRFVFAHDEPA, translated from the coding sequence ATGCAGCTCGAGACGGTGCGCGGGGCTGTATGGTTGCGGTCGCCCGGCGGGCGGAAGACGGCAAGGTACCTGGTGGCGTCGCTGGCGTCGGTCGTCGTCGGCCAAGCGGTGCTGGCGGTGGCGTTCGGAGGCCTCGGCTGGTCGGCTGCCGCGGCGAACCTCTTGGCCTTCGCCGTCGCGGCCGTCGCCTCGTACTACCTGAACAGGATGTGGGTGTGGGGTCGGAGCGGCCGCTCCGACATGCTTCGGGAGGTCGTGCCCTTCTGGGGGGTGGCGGCCGTCGGCCTGCTCGTGTCGTCGGTGATGGTGTCGCTGGTGGAGAGCCGGACGGCCGGCGCAGCCATCAGCCACGGCACCCGGACGGTGCTGGTGATGGCCGGCGCCTTCGCGTCGGTCGGCGTGGTTTGGTTCGTCAAGTTCCTGATCCTCAACCGCTTCGTGTTCGCCCACGACGAACCGGCGTAG
- a CDS encoding glycosyltransferase family 2 protein, whose translation MTELTILMPCLNEAETVASCVVKARRFIDERGIDGEVVVADNGSIDGSAEIAASHGARVVMVAEKGYGSALIAGIRAARGRHVIMGDADDSYDFTNLDAFVERLRAGDEVVMGNRFSGGIQRGAMPALHRYLGNPVLSRIGRLFFKAPCRDFHCGLRGFQREAVLALDLCSPGMEFASELVVKAALRRYTISEVPITLFPDGRTRPPHLRSWRDGWRHLRFLLLYSPRWLFLYPGMLLAVVGGLLTAALVVTPIEAGGLRLGVGALVAASVLTVIGYQAVLFACLTKVHAQAEGLLPPDPRFNRVFRYVRLETGLAAGVAMIAVGAACAVVAYVGWRDARWGEMEAGRTVRTAVPAVLGMVLGSQTVLSSFFLSILGLRRVAGLPPDVVAFEDSVEALAEAATPG comes from the coding sequence TTGACCGAGCTGACGATCCTGATGCCGTGCCTCAACGAGGCGGAGACGGTCGCCTCCTGTGTCGTCAAGGCGCGACGCTTCATCGACGAGCGCGGCATCGACGGCGAGGTCGTCGTCGCCGACAACGGGAGCATCGACGGCTCTGCCGAGATCGCCGCGTCGCACGGCGCGCGCGTCGTGATGGTGGCCGAGAAGGGGTACGGGAGCGCGCTCATCGCCGGCATCCGGGCGGCTCGCGGGCGCCATGTGATCATGGGCGACGCTGACGACAGCTACGACTTCACGAATCTCGATGCCTTCGTCGAGCGCCTCCGGGCGGGCGATGAGGTGGTAATGGGGAACCGGTTCTCGGGAGGCATCCAACGGGGCGCCATGCCGGCGCTGCACCGGTACCTCGGGAACCCGGTGCTGTCGCGGATCGGGCGGTTGTTCTTCAAGGCGCCGTGCAGGGACTTCCACTGTGGCCTGCGGGGCTTCCAACGCGAAGCCGTTCTCGCCCTGGACCTGTGCAGCCCGGGGATGGAGTTCGCCAGCGAGCTGGTGGTCAAGGCCGCCCTGCGGCGGTACACCATCAGCGAGGTGCCGATCACGCTCTTCCCCGACGGGCGGACCCGGCCCCCGCACCTGCGCAGCTGGCGTGACGGCTGGCGCCACCTGCGGTTCCTGCTTCTCTACAGCCCCCGATGGCTCTTCCTGTACCCCGGGATGCTCCTCGCCGTCGTCGGCGGCCTGCTGACCGCTGCGCTGGTGGTAACGCCGATCGAGGCCGGCGGTCTTCGGCTGGGCGTCGGCGCGCTGGTCGCGGCCTCGGTGCTCACGGTGATCGGCTACCAGGCGGTGCTGTTCGCTTGCCTCACCAAGGTCCACGCCCAGGCCGAGGGCCTGCTGCCTCCCGATCCCCGGTTCAACCGCGTGTTCCGGTACGTGCGGCTGGAGACGGGATTGGCCGCGGGTGTGGCGATGATCGCCGTGGGCGCCGCCTGTGCGGTCGTCGCCTACGTGGGTTGGCGGGACGCCCGCTGGGGCGAGATGGAGGCGGGCCGGACGGTCCGGACCGCCGTTCCCGCCGTCCTCGGAATGGTGCTCGGCAGCCAGACGGTGCTGTCCAGCTTCTTCCTCAGCATCCTGGGGCTTCGCCGCGTCGCGGGGCTCCCGCCCGACGTCGTCGCCTTCGAGGACTCGGTCGAGGCGCTCGCCGAAGCGGCGACGCCGGGCTGA
- a CDS encoding glycosyltransferase family 4 protein — translation MRICLVYDCLYPWTVGGAERWYRQLATELATAGHDVTYLTRRQWRDGEAPSIDGVTVVAVSPGGSLYDPAGRRLPVPPLRFGAGVGGHLARHRSSYDVVHLCSFPYLALPAARLALAGTATRVQVDWFELWSSRYWLGYAGPVLGRVGALVQRLCVRLTPKAFAFSDLTARRLRAGGFTGELVRLTGLYGGPIEGSPSIERPDPPLVVYAGRHTFEKQVDALPPALAVARRHLPGLRAIILGDGPLRASVMSSITELGLGEAVEAPGFVPSEDVAAAMKAATCLVVPSMREGYGLVVVEAASWATPVVVVAGEDNAAVELVEEGVNGFVVPDRSPESIARGILAVHEGGPELRSRCASWFRRRAAELASSASVRRIVDEVGAAAPDS, via the coding sequence GTGCGCATCTGCCTCGTCTACGACTGCCTCTACCCCTGGACCGTCGGCGGAGCTGAGCGGTGGTACCGGCAGCTGGCGACGGAGCTGGCGACCGCGGGCCACGACGTGACGTACCTCACCCGACGGCAGTGGCGCGACGGCGAGGCGCCCTCGATCGACGGCGTCACCGTGGTCGCCGTCAGCCCGGGCGGGTCGCTCTACGACCCCGCCGGGCGAAGGCTGCCGGTGCCGCCCCTCCGCTTCGGCGCCGGCGTCGGGGGCCACCTCGCCCGCCACCGGTCGTCCTACGACGTGGTGCACCTGTGCTCCTTCCCGTATCTCGCCCTGCCGGCGGCGCGATTGGCGCTGGCGGGGACCGCCACCCGGGTCCAGGTCGACTGGTTCGAGCTGTGGTCGAGTCGGTACTGGCTCGGATACGCCGGTCCGGTCCTCGGACGCGTGGGTGCTCTCGTGCAGCGCCTGTGCGTGCGGCTGACGCCGAAGGCGTTTGCCTTCTCCGACCTGACCGCCCGGCGGCTTCGCGCCGGCGGGTTCACCGGCGAGCTGGTGCGCCTGACGGGCCTCTACGGCGGCCCGATTGAGGGGTCGCCGTCGATCGAGCGCCCCGATCCGCCGCTGGTCGTCTACGCCGGGCGGCACACCTTCGAGAAGCAGGTCGACGCCCTCCCGCCGGCGCTCGCCGTCGCCCGCCGGCACCTGCCGGGACTCCGGGCGATCATCCTCGGCGACGGGCCGCTTCGGGCGTCCGTGATGTCGTCGATCACCGAGCTCGGTCTGGGCGAGGCCGTGGAGGCGCCCGGGTTCGTCCCCTCCGAGGACGTCGCCGCCGCCATGAAGGCCGCGACGTGCCTTGTCGTGCCGTCGATGCGCGAGGGGTACGGGTTGGTCGTGGTCGAGGCGGCATCCTGGGCCACCCCGGTCGTGGTCGTCGCCGGCGAAGACAACGCGGCGGTGGAGCTCGTCGAGGAGGGGGTGAACGGCTTCGTCGTCCCCGACCGGTCGCCGGAGTCCATCGCCCGGGGGATCCTCGCCGTGCACGAGGGCGGTCCCGAGCTGCGGTCGAGGTGCGCCTCGTGGTTCCGCCGGCGCGCCGCCGAGCTGGCGTCGTCCGCCTCGGTCCGCAGGATCGTCGACGAGGTCGGTGCCGCCGCGCCGGACAGCTGA
- a CDS encoding methyltransferase domain-containing protein, whose protein sequence is MADLGRSHPGAAVKTHFNLSPAEYEATRVGHLHDRRRHLVDDALSLRPEPPHDVLELGCGAGTLLAQLAAHHPDTQFHGVDVDDRMVAYASDHYAGPNISFTHGAVGALPDGDTFDLVYSIDVIHHFHRHLEEFRAVRGVLRHGGLWLAVEPNIWHPYVTLQQERMRRAGHDEDHLRPWAIEPLFNQAGLAVVSRSYLHLLPATTRRIPRWLASAERRLERVKCLGGSVVYRLQPR, encoded by the coding sequence ATGGCGGATCTTGGTCGGAGCCACCCGGGTGCGGCAGTGAAGACGCACTTCAACCTGTCGCCTGCAGAGTACGAAGCCACTCGCGTCGGGCACCTCCACGACCGACGGCGACACCTCGTCGATGACGCGTTGTCGCTCCGTCCCGAGCCGCCGCACGACGTGCTGGAGCTGGGCTGCGGGGCGGGCACGCTCCTCGCTCAGTTGGCCGCGCACCACCCCGACACCCAGTTCCACGGCGTCGACGTCGACGACCGGATGGTGGCCTACGCCAGTGACCACTACGCCGGCCCCAACATCAGCTTCACTCACGGCGCGGTCGGCGCTCTTCCCGACGGCGACACCTTCGATTTGGTCTACAGCATCGACGTCATCCATCACTTCCACCGCCACCTCGAAGAGTTCCGGGCGGTCCGTGGCGTGCTCCGCCACGGTGGCCTGTGGCTCGCCGTCGAGCCGAACATCTGGCATCCGTACGTGACGTTGCAGCAGGAGCGCATGCGCCGCGCCGGCCACGACGAGGACCACCTACGCCCCTGGGCGATCGAGCCGCTGTTCAACCAGGCGGGCCTCGCTGTCGTGTCCCGCAGCTACCTCCACCTGCTGCCGGCTACGACCCGGCGGATCCCGCGGTGGTTGGCCAGCGCCGAACGCCGGCTGGAGCGCGTCAAGTGCCTGGGCGGCAGCGTCGTCTACAGACTCCAACCCAGGTAG
- a CDS encoding glycosyltransferase translates to MGKRRVCFVVSDLLGLLTNSGIGTATSYYALVLASEGYDVTLLHTRHATPLDEAWAERYRAAGVALEVAAPMIVAPGHLAPSYRVYEHLKDRRFDTIVFQDWLALGWASMQAKHVGLAFERTQLVHICHGPDAWLHEANLQVALDVEDKALAHAGQRSAEMADTILGPSRYLIDWMAAAGWALPDRRFVVPYFTEGHAAAATTGHPPPDGPSRGRPAPLGEIAFFGRLERRKGVQVFTRALNAVGPSLLKGVTLSFLGREATYTTQDVLGMLDAEVRRAVAGVDFHLTYDNEAARRHLQRPGTLAVIASLTDNSPNTIYECIENGVSFLATAAGGTPELVHPDDRDRCLVMPEPGSMAAGLRTVLGAGATPAPVRPAFDMAESLRLWDEVLAWEPSPAVTVRERPFVTAVLSHHDRPALVTTAAEALDAQDYDAMEIVVVDDGSKRPESHEVLRAIAGRSWRHPLRVLYQENRYLGAARNAGAAAARGDLVAFADDDDVPEPRFVSTLVRAAQATGADAVTCAMRSFTNPTGAPRESDSRGTWVFAGGPLYLAAVQNVIGGAPALVRRSVLDAVGGYHERHGVGFEDWHLYVRLLFAGYTIATVPEPLYWYRLQSTSMRSTMSDYHSAQVILEEFRKALPPALRPLPDLAHGQGLAWRQRLDDLSEELELRESLLWVAEERYERALRAAGGDGDDRHAGRAGEPNGHTPAVEVREVVRRGLVAGRRRFRRVAAGWPPSRGGAR, encoded by the coding sequence ATGGGGAAGCGACGTGTCTGCTTCGTGGTCAGCGACCTGCTCGGCCTGCTCACGAACAGCGGCATCGGGACGGCGACGTCGTACTACGCGCTCGTCCTCGCCAGCGAGGGCTACGACGTCACCCTCCTGCACACCCGGCACGCCACGCCGCTCGACGAGGCGTGGGCCGAGCGCTACCGGGCGGCAGGAGTCGCGTTGGAGGTGGCGGCGCCAATGATCGTGGCTCCCGGCCACCTGGCCCCGAGCTACCGGGTCTACGAGCACCTGAAGGATCGCCGGTTCGACACCATCGTGTTCCAGGACTGGCTGGCCCTCGGATGGGCGAGCATGCAGGCCAAGCACGTCGGCCTCGCCTTCGAGCGCACCCAGCTCGTGCACATCTGCCACGGTCCCGACGCCTGGCTGCACGAGGCCAACCTCCAGGTCGCGCTGGACGTCGAGGACAAGGCGCTGGCCCACGCCGGCCAGCGCAGCGCCGAGATGGCGGACACCATCCTCGGGCCCAGCCGCTACCTGATCGACTGGATGGCGGCAGCGGGGTGGGCCCTCCCCGACCGCCGCTTCGTCGTCCCGTACTTCACCGAAGGGCACGCGGCGGCGGCGACCACCGGCCACCCACCCCCCGACGGGCCGTCGAGGGGACGGCCGGCGCCGCTCGGGGAGATCGCCTTCTTCGGTCGCCTGGAGCGCCGCAAGGGGGTCCAGGTGTTCACCCGGGCGCTCAACGCCGTCGGTCCGTCCCTCCTGAAGGGCGTGACCCTCTCGTTCCTCGGTCGCGAGGCGACCTACACGACGCAGGACGTGCTGGGCATGCTCGACGCCGAGGTCCGCCGGGCGGTGGCGGGCGTCGACTTCCACCTCACGTACGACAACGAAGCGGCGCGCCGCCACCTCCAGCGCCCGGGGACCCTGGCCGTCATCGCTTCGCTGACCGACAACTCGCCCAACACGATCTACGAGTGCATCGAGAACGGCGTCTCCTTCCTGGCGACGGCTGCCGGCGGGACGCCGGAGCTGGTCCACCCCGACGACCGGGACCGCTGCCTGGTGATGCCCGAACCGGGGTCGATGGCGGCCGGCCTGCGGACCGTGCTCGGGGCCGGCGCCACCCCGGCGCCGGTGCGGCCGGCGTTCGACATGGCCGAGAGCCTGCGCCTGTGGGACGAGGTGCTGGCCTGGGAGCCGTCACCCGCCGTGACCGTGCGGGAGCGGCCCTTCGTGACCGCCGTGCTGTCGCACCACGACCGACCGGCCCTCGTCACGACGGCCGCGGAGGCGCTCGACGCCCAGGACTACGACGCCATGGAGATCGTCGTGGTGGACGACGGGAGCAAGCGGCCGGAGTCGCACGAGGTGCTGCGCGCCATCGCCGGCCGGTCGTGGCGCCATCCCCTGCGCGTCCTGTACCAGGAGAACCGCTATCTCGGCGCCGCTCGCAACGCCGGCGCGGCCGCGGCTAGGGGCGATCTCGTGGCGTTCGCCGACGACGACGACGTGCCGGAGCCCCGATTCGTGTCGACGCTCGTCCGGGCGGCCCAGGCCACCGGCGCCGACGCCGTCACCTGCGCGATGCGGTCGTTCACGAACCCGACGGGCGCGCCCCGGGAGAGCGACTCACGCGGGACGTGGGTCTTCGCCGGCGGGCCCCTCTACCTCGCCGCCGTGCAGAACGTCATCGGCGGGGCGCCGGCGCTCGTCCGGCGGTCGGTGCTCGATGCGGTCGGCGGGTACCACGAGCGCCACGGCGTCGGCTTCGAGGACTGGCACCTCTACGTGCGCCTGCTGTTCGCGGGCTACACGATCGCCACCGTCCCCGAGCCCCTCTACTGGTACCGGCTCCAGTCGACGAGCATGCGGTCCACCATGTCGGACTACCACAGCGCCCAGGTGATCCTGGAGGAGTTCCGCAAGGCCCTGCCCCCGGCCCTGCGGCCGCTCCCCGATCTGGCCCACGGCCAGGGCCTGGCGTGGCGGCAGCGGCTCGACGACCTCAGCGAGGAGCTGGAGCTCCGGGAAAGCCTCCTGTGGGTGGCCGAGGAACGGTACGAGCGAGCGCTGCGCGCCGCAGGGGGCGACGGCGACGACCGCCACGCTGGCCGGGCGGGTGAGCCTAACGGCCACACGCCCGCCGTCGAGGTCCGGGAGGTCGTCCGCCGCGGCCTGGTGGCCGGTCGGCGCCGGTTCCGCCGCGTGGCGGCCGGGTGGCCGCCGTCCCGCGGCGGCGCACGGTGA
- a CDS encoding ABC transporter ATP-binding protein: protein MTLAVSAEDVSKRFRLYHERNQSLKATLMRKRRAVVEEFWALKDVSVEVPEGSTFGLIGENGSGKSTLMKCMAKILRPDKGSVTVNGKVSALLELGAGFHPELSGRENVFLNGSILGISQRELSRRFDDIVDYAGLGHFIDQPVKNYSSGMYVRLGFSVAINVDPDVLLVDEVLAVGDEAFQRKCGEKFAELRNQGKTIVLVSHSMTSVHNLCDKVAWLDHGQVKMLDSARRVVDEYTGAVQVDRKADGDGSRWGSGEGRIEAVELLGPDGHPSTMTRTGDRVTIRLHYELDEPIDEPVFGIMIQTIDGTHVTGPNSRDVGWSLGRLDGRGHVDLCIDRFLLVAGTYDLSAALYDHTVQHPYDVRRHVLRFDVEAGEPRETLGIVSLGGRWEIDAKARSV from the coding sequence GTGACGCTCGCCGTCTCCGCCGAGGACGTCTCGAAGCGCTTCCGGCTCTACCACGAGCGGAACCAGTCGCTGAAGGCGACGCTCATGCGCAAGCGCCGGGCCGTGGTCGAGGAGTTCTGGGCCCTGAAGGACGTGTCCGTCGAGGTGCCGGAGGGGTCGACTTTCGGCCTCATCGGCGAGAACGGGTCGGGCAAGAGCACGCTGATGAAGTGCATGGCGAAGATCCTGCGCCCCGACAAGGGAAGCGTGACCGTGAACGGCAAGGTCTCGGCCCTGCTCGAGCTGGGCGCCGGGTTCCACCCCGAGCTGTCGGGGCGGGAGAACGTGTTCCTCAACGGCTCGATCCTGGGAATCAGCCAGAGGGAGCTGAGCCGGCGCTTCGACGACATCGTCGACTACGCGGGCCTGGGCCACTTCATCGACCAGCCGGTCAAGAACTACTCGTCCGGCATGTACGTCCGCCTCGGGTTCTCGGTCGCCATCAACGTCGACCCGGACGTGCTGCTGGTCGACGAGGTCCTCGCCGTGGGTGACGAGGCCTTCCAGCGCAAGTGCGGCGAGAAGTTCGCGGAACTGCGCAACCAGGGCAAGACCATCGTGCTCGTGTCGCACAGCATGACGTCGGTCCACAACCTGTGCGACAAGGTGGCGTGGCTCGACCATGGGCAGGTCAAGATGCTGGACTCGGCCCGTCGAGTCGTGGACGAGTACACCGGCGCCGTCCAAGTGGACCGCAAGGCCGACGGCGACGGCAGCCGCTGGGGTTCGGGCGAGGGCCGGATCGAGGCCGTCGAGCTGCTCGGCCCCGACGGCCACCCCTCGACGATGACCCGCACCGGCGACCGGGTGACCATCCGCCTCCACTACGAGCTGGACGAGCCCATCGACGAGCCCGTCTTCGGGATCATGATCCAGACCATCGACGGCACCCACGTCACCGGTCCCAATTCGCGCGACGTCGGCTGGTCCCTCGGGCGCCTCGACGGTCGAGGGCACGTCGACCTCTGCATCGACCGGTTCCTGCTCGTGGCGGGCACCTACGACCTGTCGGCGGCGCTGTACGACCACACCGTCCAGCACCCCTACGACGTGCGCCGCCACGTGCTGCGCTTCGACGTCGAGGCGGGCGAGCCCCGAGAGACCCTCGGCATCGTGTCGCTGGGCGGCCGGTGGGAGATCGACGCCAAGGCACGCTCGGTCTGA
- a CDS encoding ABC transporter permease, whose protein sequence is MTTIAEYTASRELMANLTLRELRSKYKRSLLGWAWSLLNPIATMLIYTLVFGYILKVTPPRGDPSGIKYFALFLLCGLLPWNYLTSGVGGGIGSLIANANLIKKTYFPRDLLVASTVASSLVAHLIEMALLCAVFLVFGNMVLPYLTVTVLLIVVLTLFVTGLGLAFSIVNAYFRDVEHLVGILFQVWFYLNPIVYPLTLVPERMNILGVEVPARALYQLNPMVGFVESFRDLLYHLRMPPAGQLAYLLVVSVAVFAFGLTLFNRLEGRLAEEL, encoded by the coding sequence GTGACCACGATCGCCGAGTACACGGCCTCCCGGGAGCTGATGGCCAACCTCACGCTTCGTGAGCTGCGGTCCAAGTACAAGCGGTCGCTGCTGGGGTGGGCGTGGTCGCTGCTCAACCCGATCGCCACCATGCTGATCTACACGCTGGTCTTCGGGTACATCCTGAAGGTCACGCCACCGCGGGGCGACCCCAGCGGGATCAAGTACTTCGCCCTGTTCCTGTTGTGCGGTCTCCTGCCGTGGAACTACCTCACCTCGGGGGTGGGCGGGGGCATCGGCAGCCTCATCGCCAACGCCAACCTGATCAAGAAGACGTACTTCCCGCGCGACCTCCTCGTCGCCTCGACCGTGGCGTCGTCGCTGGTGGCACACCTGATCGAGATGGCGCTGCTGTGCGCCGTCTTCCTCGTGTTCGGCAACATGGTGCTGCCGTACCTGACGGTGACCGTCCTGCTCATCGTCGTGCTGACGCTTTTCGTCACCGGGCTCGGCCTCGCGTTCAGCATCGTCAACGCCTACTTCCGCGACGTCGAGCACCTGGTGGGCATCTTGTTCCAGGTCTGGTTCTACCTGAACCCGATCGTCTACCCGCTCACGCTCGTGCCCGAGCGAATGAACATCCTCGGGGTGGAGGTCCCGGCGCGTGCCCTCTACCAGCTGAACCCCATGGTCGGCTTCGTGGAGTCCTTCCGCGACCTCCTCTACCACCTGCGGATGCCGCCGGCGGGACAGCTCGCCTACCTGCTGGTCGTGTCCGTTGCCGTCTTCGCCTTCGGGCTCACCCTGTTCAACCGGCTCGAGGGAAGGCTGGCGGAGGAGCTGTGA